Proteins encoded within one genomic window of Ailuropoda melanoleuca isolate Jingjing chromosome 16, ASM200744v2, whole genome shotgun sequence:
- the NPAS4 gene encoding neuronal PAS domain-containing protein 4 isoform X2 has protein sequence MLIHLGPTGQETLFSQHSVPHWSQDLVPVLAQALPHSSWPCSRAVMLRTWPYWTSPRVAESGDIQAEMVVRLQAKPGGWAWIYCLLYSEGPEGPITANNYPISDTEAWSLRQQLNSENTQAAYVLGTPTMLPSFPENILPQEQCSSPNPLFTPALGPPRSTNFPSAPELGAASTSEELPQSQKELGFSYLAFPSGSEPSLQADLSKDLVCTPPYTPHQPGGCAFLFSLHEPYQTHLSTPSSSLQEQLTPSTATFADQLTPSSATFPDPLTSPLQGQLTETSARSYEDQLTPCTSAFPDQLLPSTATFPESLGSPAHEQLTPPSTAFQAHLNSPSQTFPEQLSPNPTKTYFTQEGCSFLYEKLPPSPSSPGNGDCTLLALAQLRGPLSVDVPLVPEGLLTPEASPVKQSFFHYSEKEQNEIDRLIQQISQLAQGMDRPFSAEAGTGGLEPLGGLEPLDSNLSLPGAGPPVLSLDLKPWKCQELDFLADPDNIFLEETPVEDIFMDLSTPDPNGEWSSGDPEAAVPGGASSPCNNLSPEDHSFLEDLATYETAFETGVSAFPYDGFTDELHQLQSQVQDSFHEDGSGGEPTF, from the exons ATGCTCATCCACCTGGGGCCTACTGGGCAGGAAACCCTGTTTTCACAGCATTCTGTGCCCCACTGGAGCCAAGACCTCGTCCCGGtcctggcccaggccctgcctcaCTCTTCTTGGCCATGTTCCAGAGCCGTCATGCTAAGGACCTGGCCCTATTGGACATCTCCGAGAG tggCTGAGAGTGGAGATATTCAGGCAGAGATGGTCGTGAGACTGCAGGCCAAGCCTGGAGGCTGGGCATGGATTTATTGCCTGTTATACTCAGAAGGTCCAGAGGGCCCCATTACTGCTAATAACTACCCAATCAG tGACACGGAAGCCTGGAGCCTCCGCCAGCAACTGAACTCTGAAAACACCCAGGCAGCCTATGTCCTGGGCACCCCAACCATGCTTCCCTCGTTCCCTGAGAACATCCTCCCCCAAGAGCAGTGCTCCAGCCCCAACCCACTCTtcaccccagccctggggcctccCAGAAGCACCAATTTCCCTAGCGCTCCAGAGCTGGGTGCTGCTTCAACATCAGAAGAGCTTCCCCAATCCCAAAAAGAGCTGGGCTTTAGTTACCTGGCATTCCCGTCTGGCTCTGAGCCTTCTCTTCAAGCAGACCTGAGCAAGGATCTTGTGTGCACCCCACCCTACACACCCCACCAGCCGGGAGGCTGTGCCTTCCTCTTCAGCCTCCATGAGCCCTACCAGACCCACTTGTCCACTCCGTCCAGCTCTCTCCAAGAACAGCTGACTCCAAGCACCGCAACCTTTGCTGATCAACTGACGCCTAGCAGTGCAACCTTCCCAGATCCACTGACTAGCCCACTTCAAGGCCAGCTGACCGAAACCTCAGCCAGAAGCTACGAAGATCAATTGACTCCCTGCACGTCTGCTTTTCCAGACCAGCTGCTTCCCAGCACTGCCACCTTCCCAGAGTCTCTGGGCAGCCCTGCCCATGAGCAGCTGACTCCTCCCAGCACAGCATTCCAAGCACACCTCAACAGCCCCAGCCAAACTTTCCCAGAGCAACTGAGCCCCAATCCTACCAAGACTTACTTCACCCAGGAGGGATGCAGTTTTCTCTATGAGAAGTTGCCCCCAAGTCCTAGCAGCCCTGGTAATGGGGACTGCACGCTCCTGGCCCTAGCCCAGCTGCGGGGCCCCCTCTCTGTGGACGTCCCTCTGGTGCCTGAAGGCCTGCTTACACCTGAGGCCTCTCCAGTCAAGCAGAGTTTCTTCCACTACTCTGAGAAGGAGCAGAATGAGATAGACCGCCTCATCCAGCAGATCAGCCAGTTGGCTCAGGGCATGGACAGGCCCTTCTCAGCTGAGGCTGGCACGGGTGGGCTGGAGCCACTTGGAGGTCTGGAGCCCCTGGACTCCAACCTGTCCCTGCCGGGGGCTGGTCCCCCTGTGCTCAGCCTGGACTTGAAACCCTGGAAATGCCAGGAGCTGGATTTCCTGGCTGACCCCGATAACATATTCCTGGAAGAGACGCCCGTGGAAGACATCTTCATGGATCTCTCTACCCCAGACCCCAATGGGGAATGGAGTTCAGGGGATCCTGAGGCAGCGGTCCCAGGAGGGGCCTCATCGCCTTGCAACAACCTGTCCCCAGAAGACCACAGCTTCCTGGAGGACCTGGCCACATACGAAACCGCCTTTGAGACAGGTGTCTCAGCATTCCCCTACGATGGGTTTACTGATGAGTTGCATCAACTCCAGAGCCAAGTTCAAGACAGCTTCCATGAAG atgGAAGTGGAGGGGAACCAACGTTTTGA
- the NPAS4 gene encoding neuronal PAS domain-containing protein 4 isoform X1, whose amino-acid sequence MYRSTKGASKARRDQINAEIRNLKELLPLAEADKVRLSYLHIMSLACIYTRKGVFFAGGTPLAGPTGLLSSQELEDIVAALPGFLLVFTAEGKLLYLSESVSEHLGHSMVDLVAQGDSIYDIIDPADHLTVRQQLTLPSALDTDRLFRCRFNTSKSLRRQSAGNKLVLIRGRFHAHPPGAYWAGNPVFTAFCAPLEPRPRPGPGPGPASLFLAMFQSRHAKDLALLDISESVLIYLGFERSELLCKSWYGLLHPEDLAHASAQHYRLLAESGDIQAEMVVRLQAKPGGWAWIYCLLYSEGPEGPITANNYPISDTEAWSLRQQLNSENTQAAYVLGTPTMLPSFPENILPQEQCSSPNPLFTPALGPPRSTNFPSAPELGAASTSEELPQSQKELGFSYLAFPSGSEPSLQADLSKDLVCTPPYTPHQPGGCAFLFSLHEPYQTHLSTPSSSLQEQLTPSTATFADQLTPSSATFPDPLTSPLQGQLTETSARSYEDQLTPCTSAFPDQLLPSTATFPESLGSPAHEQLTPPSTAFQAHLNSPSQTFPEQLSPNPTKTYFTQEGCSFLYEKLPPSPSSPGNGDCTLLALAQLRGPLSVDVPLVPEGLLTPEASPVKQSFFHYSEKEQNEIDRLIQQISQLAQGMDRPFSAEAGTGGLEPLGGLEPLDSNLSLPGAGPPVLSLDLKPWKCQELDFLADPDNIFLEETPVEDIFMDLSTPDPNGEWSSGDPEAAVPGGASSPCNNLSPEDHSFLEDLATYETAFETGVSAFPYDGFTDELHQLQSQVQDSFHEDGSGGEPTF is encoded by the exons ATGTACCGCTCCACCAAGGGCGCCTCCAAGGCGCGCCGCGACCAGATCAACGCTGAGATCCGGAACCTCAAGGAGCTGCTGCCTCTGGCTGAAGCGGACAAGGTCCGGCTGTCCTACCTGCACATTATGAGTCTTGCTTGCATCTACACCCGCAAGGGCGTCTTCTTCGCTGGAG GCACTCCTCTGGCGGGCCCCACAGGACTTCTCTCATCTCAAGAGCTTGAAGACATAGTGGCGGCACTACCTGGATTTCTACTTGTGTTCACAGCTGAGGGGAAGCTGCTATATCTGTCTGAGAGCGTGAGCGAACATCTGGGCCACTCCATG GTGGACCTGGTTGCCCAGGGTGACAGTATCTACGACATCATTGACCCAGCTGACCACCTAACTGTGCGCCAGCAGCtcaccctgccctctgccctggacACTG ATCGTCTCTTCCGCTGTCGCTTCAACACCTCCAAGTCTCTCAGGCGCCAGAGTGCAGGAAACAAACTAGTGCTTATTCGAGGCCGATTCCATGCTCATCCACCTGGGGCCTACTGGGCAGGAAACCCTGTTTTCACAGCATTCTGTGCCCCACTGGAGCCAAGACCTCGTCCCGGtcctggcccaggccctgcctcaCTCTTCTTGGCCATGTTCCAGAGCCGTCATGCTAAGGACCTGGCCCTATTGGACATCTCCGAGAG TGTCCTAATCTACCTGGGCTTTGAGCGCAGTGAACTGCTCTGTAAATCATGGTATGGACTTCTGCACCCCGAGGACCTGGCCCACGCTTCTGCTCAACACTACCGCCTGT tggCTGAGAGTGGAGATATTCAGGCAGAGATGGTCGTGAGACTGCAGGCCAAGCCTGGAGGCTGGGCATGGATTTATTGCCTGTTATACTCAGAAGGTCCAGAGGGCCCCATTACTGCTAATAACTACCCAATCAG tGACACGGAAGCCTGGAGCCTCCGCCAGCAACTGAACTCTGAAAACACCCAGGCAGCCTATGTCCTGGGCACCCCAACCATGCTTCCCTCGTTCCCTGAGAACATCCTCCCCCAAGAGCAGTGCTCCAGCCCCAACCCACTCTtcaccccagccctggggcctccCAGAAGCACCAATTTCCCTAGCGCTCCAGAGCTGGGTGCTGCTTCAACATCAGAAGAGCTTCCCCAATCCCAAAAAGAGCTGGGCTTTAGTTACCTGGCATTCCCGTCTGGCTCTGAGCCTTCTCTTCAAGCAGACCTGAGCAAGGATCTTGTGTGCACCCCACCCTACACACCCCACCAGCCGGGAGGCTGTGCCTTCCTCTTCAGCCTCCATGAGCCCTACCAGACCCACTTGTCCACTCCGTCCAGCTCTCTCCAAGAACAGCTGACTCCAAGCACCGCAACCTTTGCTGATCAACTGACGCCTAGCAGTGCAACCTTCCCAGATCCACTGACTAGCCCACTTCAAGGCCAGCTGACCGAAACCTCAGCCAGAAGCTACGAAGATCAATTGACTCCCTGCACGTCTGCTTTTCCAGACCAGCTGCTTCCCAGCACTGCCACCTTCCCAGAGTCTCTGGGCAGCCCTGCCCATGAGCAGCTGACTCCTCCCAGCACAGCATTCCAAGCACACCTCAACAGCCCCAGCCAAACTTTCCCAGAGCAACTGAGCCCCAATCCTACCAAGACTTACTTCACCCAGGAGGGATGCAGTTTTCTCTATGAGAAGTTGCCCCCAAGTCCTAGCAGCCCTGGTAATGGGGACTGCACGCTCCTGGCCCTAGCCCAGCTGCGGGGCCCCCTCTCTGTGGACGTCCCTCTGGTGCCTGAAGGCCTGCTTACACCTGAGGCCTCTCCAGTCAAGCAGAGTTTCTTCCACTACTCTGAGAAGGAGCAGAATGAGATAGACCGCCTCATCCAGCAGATCAGCCAGTTGGCTCAGGGCATGGACAGGCCCTTCTCAGCTGAGGCTGGCACGGGTGGGCTGGAGCCACTTGGAGGTCTGGAGCCCCTGGACTCCAACCTGTCCCTGCCGGGGGCTGGTCCCCCTGTGCTCAGCCTGGACTTGAAACCCTGGAAATGCCAGGAGCTGGATTTCCTGGCTGACCCCGATAACATATTCCTGGAAGAGACGCCCGTGGAAGACATCTTCATGGATCTCTCTACCCCAGACCCCAATGGGGAATGGAGTTCAGGGGATCCTGAGGCAGCGGTCCCAGGAGGGGCCTCATCGCCTTGCAACAACCTGTCCCCAGAAGACCACAGCTTCCTGGAGGACCTGGCCACATACGAAACCGCCTTTGAGACAGGTGTCTCAGCATTCCCCTACGATGGGTTTACTGATGAGTTGCATCAACTCCAGAGCCAAGTTCAAGACAGCTTCCATGAAG atgGAAGTGGAGGGGAACCAACGTTTTGA